In Phaseolus vulgaris cultivar G19833 chromosome 10, P. vulgaris v2.0, whole genome shotgun sequence, a single genomic region encodes these proteins:
- the LOC137818513 gene encoding uncharacterized protein, producing MYADRVENGGRRSVKERLNGNGVSGPTRQQHQRQITGKRSRQDDKWEHDLFDDDEPRITNRKVSSQDLRLKLQRKGLQPASQSGKSYAPKMRDLRERLSGTMTVQPTNRDLPKSKAVKPSSKNVGVEAPAAQIKRPAEPAPKRSRKADSSIDEFLRSLGLEKYLITFQAEEVDMTALNHMTDEDLKAMGMPMGPRKKILLALESKV from the exons ATGTACGCTGATCGCGTGGAGAATGGAGGGCGGAGATCCGTGAAGGAACGCCTAAATGGGAATGGTGTCAGTGGCCCCACTCGGCAGCAGCACCAGCGTCAAATCACCGGCAAAAG GTCGAGGCAAGATGATAAGTGGGAACATGATCTCTTTGACGATGATGAACCACGGATCACTA ATCGCAAGGTTAGTTCTCAAGATCTACGTCTCAAGCTTCAAAGGAAAGGTCTTCAACCTGCATCTCAGAGTGGAAAGAGTTATGCTCCAAAGATGCGAGATCTCCGTGAAAGGCTATCAGGGACAATGACAGTACAACCTACAAATAGAGATCTGCCAAAATCAAAAGCTGTTAAACCAAGCAGTAAAAATGTTGGTGTTGAGGCCCCTGCAGCGCAGATCAAAAGGCCAGCTGAACCAGCTCCTAAAAGGTCACGGAAG GCTGATTCTTCAATTGATGAATTTTTGCGGTCCTTGGGTCTTGAAAAGTACCTCATTACTTTTCAGGCTGAAGAA GTTGACATGACAGCTCTCAATCATATGACTGATGAAGATCTCAAGGCTATGGGCATGCCAATG GGACCAAGAAAGAAGATACTTTTAGCATTGGAGTCGAAAGTCTAA
- the LOC137812731 gene encoding stemmadenine O-acetyltransferase-like produces MGEKNEIISNERIKPSSPTPNHLHNFKLSFLDQLAPSFYVPILLFYSASDVRTFATDLTALSEKLKTSLSKLLTLYYPFCGRLRGNSTIDCNDQGVIFIHSKLPIPLSNILKNPKPHNLHQLLPCAPYNLQPQQRDTLGIMAVQLSQFKCGGIALGVCFSHKIIDASTAASFLSAWAATSRGHGNSSFAPPPMEETSLLFPPRNVFVDMTSGMFGHANTVTKRFIFSGSNISRLRQNIGCPSFNPSRVEAVTALLWKSSLEAAKEGSDSGEENVAASSVCHIVNIRSRMVPALSKDSIGNIWQYAVSSLVEVEGGVGLRDLAERVRETIRKVDGDYIRKLQSDVEFVEVVKGLEEARTMAAEKGHRFCAFTSWVGFGFYEVDFGWGKPTYATTIGMPIKNLGVLISTKDGEGIEAWLTLTTREMAQLEHNAQLLDFASLDS; encoded by the coding sequence ATGGGTGAGAAAAATGAGATTATCTCAAATGAGAGAATAAAGCCATCTTCCCCAACCCCTAATCATCTTCACAACTTCAAACTCTCCTTCCTTGATCAATTGGCTCCTTCATTCTATGTTCCCATTCTCCTCTTTTACTCTGCCTCCGATGTCAGAACCTTCGCCACTGACCTCACTGCACTCTCTGAAAAGTTGAAAACTTCTCTGTCAAAACTCCTCACTCTCTACTACCCATTTTGCGGAAGACTCAGAGGCAACTCAACCATTGATTGCAACGATCAGGGTGTTATTTTCATCCACTCCAAACTCCCCATTCCCCTCTCAAACATTCTCAAAAACCCTAAACCTCACAACCTCCACCAACTTCTCCCATGCGCTCCTTACAACCTTCAACCACAACAAAGGGACACGTTGGGGATCATGGCAGTTCAGCTGAGCCAATTCAAGTGTGGGGGCATAGCTCTTGGCGTCTGCTTCTCCCACAAGATCATTGATGCTTCCACAGCAGCATCGTTTCTCAGCGCTTGGGCCGCAACATCACGTGGACATGGCAATAGCAGCTTCGCTCCACCTCCAATGGAAGAGACAAGCCTACTTTTCCCACCGAGGAACGTGTTCGTTGACATGACAAGTGGCATGTTTGGCCACGCAAACACCGTGACAAAGAGGTTCATATTCAGTGGCAGCAATATTTCTAGACTGAGACAAAATATTGGGTGCCCTAGTTTCAACCCTTCGCGCGTTGAAGCCGTGACAGCACTGTTATGGAAATCATCGCTGGAAGCGGCAAAAGAAGGTTCAGATTCCGGGGAAGAAAACGTTGCCGCTTCTTCCGTATGCCACATTGTGAACATTCGCAGCAGAATGGTCCCAGCTTTGTCGAAGGATTCCATTGGAAACATTTGGCAATACGCTGTGTCTTCCTTGGTGGAAGTTGAGGGGGGTGTAGGGTTGCGTGATTTGGCAGAGAGAGTGAGAGAAACGATAAGAAAAGTTGATGGAGATTATATAAGGAAACTTCAGAGTGATGTTGAGTTTGTTGAGGTTGTTAAGGGTTTAGAAGAAGCAAGAACAATGGCTGCAGAAAAGGGTCATCGATTTTGTGCGTTTACCAGTTGGGTAGGGTTTGGGTTCTATGAGGTTGATTTTGGATGGGGAAAGCCAACGTACGCGACCACCATTGGTATGCCCATAAAAAATTTGGGAGTTTTGATAAGCACAAAGGATGGAGAAGGCATAGAGGCCTGGCTAACGTTGACCACACGAGAAATGGCTCAACTTGAGCACAATGCACAACTTCTGGACTTTGCTTCGTTGGATTCTTAA